AGCGGCAGGCGGCCGCCCTGCCAGCGCGGCACCAGCCCATCGCCGCCCTTGGCCAGGCGCACGTAGGCGGTGAGGTTTTCCAGCCGCACCAGTTCCAGCAGGCGCCCGGCGAACTGGAAGCGGTCGCCCGGGCGCAGCCGCCCCAGGAACTGCTCTTCCACCGAACCCAGCCGGCCACCGCGCAGGAACTGCACGCTTACGCTGCCATCGCTGGTGATGGTGCCGATCGACAGCCGGTGGCGCAGTGCCACGCGCCGGTCATGGACCCGGTACACGCCGTCCTCGTCGCGCACCACCTTGTGGAAGTCCGGATACTGCGACAGCGCGCGGCCGCCCTGCACGATGAACTCCAGCACGCCCTGCCACTGCGCGGCATCCAGTGCCGCGAACGCGTAGGTGCGGCGAACCTGCGCGAACAAGTCCTCGGCATCGAAGCCACCGCCCAGCGCGCAGCTCACGCAATGCTGGGCCAGCACGTCCAGCGACAGCGTGGGCGGGGGGCGCGCTTCGATCACGCCGGCAGCCAGTGCATGCCGTGCCGCGGCATATTCGACCAGCTCCAGCGCGTGCGACGGCACGCACACCAGGGTGCCCGATTCGCCCGGCCGATGCCGCGCACGCCCGGCGCGTTGCAGCAGTCGCGCGATGCCCTTCGGGCTGCCGATCTGCAGCACCTGGTCCACCGCCGGGAAGTCCACGCCCAGGTCCAGGCTGGAGGTGGCCACCACGCAGCGCAGTTGGCCCTCGCGCAGGCCCTGTTCGGCCTGGCGGCGCACGGCTGGATCCAGCGACCCGTGGTGCAGCGCCAGCGTGGACGGATCTTCCGGCCACACTGCCGCCAGCGCCTGGTGCCAGAGCTCGGCCTGGGCGCGGGTATTGGTGAACAGCAAGCTGGTGCGCACCGACAGCAGCTTTTCCAGCACGCGCTGCAACTGCGACAAACCCAGGTGGCCGGCCCACGGGAAGCGTTCGCCGTGGGCGGGCAGCAGCGTGTCCAGATGCACCGGGCGCGGCCGTGCACCGGCCACCAACGGGGCATCGGGAACATCGGGCAGCAGCACCTCGCGCGCCTGCTCCAGGTTGCCCAGCGTCGCCGATAGGCCCCACACCTGCAGCGCAGGCAGCGCATCGCGCAGCCGCCGCAGGTTCAACTGCAGCAGCACGCCGCGCTTGTTGCCCAGCAGTTCGTGCCACTCGTCGACCACCACGCAGCGGAGCTGGCGCATCTTCGCCAGCCCGTCGGGATAGCTGAGCAGCAACGCCAGCGATTCGGGTGTGGTCACCAGCACATCCACGCGGCCCTCGCGCGCCAGCCGCTTGTCCCGCGCGCTGGCATCGCCGGTCCGCAGCCCCACCTGCCAGTCCAGCCCCACCGCGGCCAGCGGTTCGCGCAGGGCGCGGGCGGTATCGGCGGCCAGCGCGCGCAACGGGGTGATCCACAGCACCTGCAGGGCCGGCACCGGCTTGCGTGCGCGACCACCCGCTGGCGCCGGTCGCGTAGCGCTCAGCGCCTGCAGCAGCGGGCCACCGAACACGGCAAGGGTCTTGCCGCTGCCGGTGGGCGTGTGCAACAGCCCGGACGCGCCCGACAGGTAATGGCGCCACACGGTCTTCTGAAAGGGCAGGGGAGCCCAGCCGCGGCTGGCAAACCACGCCACCAGCCGCGCCATCGCCTCGCGCCGCGTCACCGCGCCAGGGCCTGCAACTGGGCCAGCGTATCGGCCTCGCTGGCGGGCTTGTCGCGACGCCAGCGCAGGATGCGCGGAAAGCGCACTGCGATACCGGATTTGTGCCGGGTGCTGCGGTTGACCGCTTCAAAGCCCAGTTCGAACACCTGCTCGCCGCGCACGCTGCGCACCGGCCCGAACCGCTCCACGGTGTTGGCCCGTATCCAGCGATCGAGCGCGAGGATTTCCGTGTCGTCCAACCCCGAGTACGCCTTGGCAACCGGCACCAGCGTGTCGCCGTTCCACACCCCGAAGGTGTAGTCGGTGTACAGCGTGCTGCGCCGGCCATGCCCGGCCTGCGCGTAGATCATCACCGCATCGATGGTCAGCGGATCGATCTTCCACTTCCACCAGTCGCCGCGGCGACGCCCGCTCTGGTACAGCGAATCGTGGCGCTTGAGCATCAGCCCTTCCACGCCGCGTTCGCGTGCCAGCGCGCGTTGCGCGGCCGCGGCCGGCCAGTCGCTGGCCTCCAGCGTGGGCGAGAGCACGATGCGCGGATCATCCAGTGCCTGCAGCAGGGTGGCCAGGCGTGCGCGACGGGCGTGCAGCGGCTGCGTGCGCAGGTCCTCGCCGTCGATCTCCAGCAGGTCATAGGTGAGCACACGCACCGGCGTATCGCGCAGTGTCTTCGGCCCCGGCTTGCGACGCTGGATGCGCGTCTGCAGCGCGGTGAACGGCAGCGGCTGCGCCTCGCCGTCGCGCCACGCCAGCAGCTCGCCATCGATCACGCAGCCGTCGGGCAGCGCCATGGCCGCCGCCTCGATTTCCGGGAAGCGCCCGTCCAGGCGTTCTTCGCCACGCGACCACAGTGCGGCCTCGCCCTTGCGGCGCAGCAGCTGCAGGCGGATGCCATCCCACTTCCATTCCAGCACCCAGTCGGTGATCGGTCCGAGGCTCTCGACGTCGGCCTCCAGCGGTGATGCCAGAAAGAAGGGGTACGGCTGCTGGCGGTCTTCCGGGCGCTCCTGCGGCGACAGCAACGCCGCGAGCAGCCCGGGGGAGGGCACCCACTCGCCGAGCATGCGCTGGGCAATGCGCGCGATGTCGATACCCGACAGCTCAGCCAGTGCCTGCTGCACCAGTCGCTGCGACACACCCACGCGGAGTGCGCCGGTCAGCAGTTTGTTGAACACCAGGCGTTCGTTGGCCGGCAGCTGCCGCCAGCCGTCGAGCACCGCGGCGTGGCGCACCGGTTCGGGCTGGTTGGCCACCGCCAGCAGATGCGTTTCAATCCATTCGGCCAGGGGCCGGTCCGGGCTGCGGCCGGGCGGATCATCCAGCAGCAGGGTCAGGGTTTCGGCGAGGTCGCCCACCTGCGTGTAACTGTCTTCCACCAGCCAGGGTGGCAACCCGGAGGCCTCGCTGATCCACGCGCGCAGTTCACCGCTGGCGGCAATCTTGCGGCGCGCCCCGCCGACCTTGCCGCCACTGAGCAGGTAAAGCGCCCACGCGGCATCATGCGGGCGCGCATCGCGGAAATAGGCGACCAGGGCCGCGCGTTTGTCGAGGGTGGCGGTGCTGCGGTCCAGACGCTCATACAGCGCGGCGAAGGCCTTCATTCCTCGCTCCCGAAATCGGTGCGGAACGCTTCGGCAGCGATGCCACGTTCGCGCAGGAAGGGAATCAGGGCATCGGTGTTGCCATGGGTGGCGATCACCCGGCGCGCGCCGGTCTCGGTGATGGTCTGCAGCAGCGCCGGCCAGTCGGCATGGTCGGACACCACGAACCCCCGGTCGTAGTTGCGTCGGCGCCGGTTGCCGCGCAGCTGCATCCAGCCCGACGCGAAGCCCAGTTGATGCTTGCCGAAGCGCCGCAGCCACGGCGTGCCGGCGGCCGACGGCGGTGCCAGGATCAGCTTCCCGGCGGCATCGGGTTGGCGGCCCTGTTCGGCCACGGTGTGGGTGTCGAGCATGGCAATGCCGGCCTCCCGGTACACCGCCACGCCGTTGGCAATGGCGCCGTGCAGCCAAGCCGGCTGGTCATCCAGCGGCAGCAGTTCGGCCAGCACCCGCTGCGCCTTGCCCAAGGCATAGCAGAGCAGGATGGCCGCTTCGCCGCGTGCGGCGCACTCGTGCCGCCACGCCACGATCTCGGCGGCGACTTCGGCGGTGTCCTGCCAGCGGTAGATCGGCAGGGCGAAGGTGGCCTCGGTGATGAATACATCGCAGGGCACCACCTCGAACGGCGCGCAGGTGGGGTCGGGCTGGCGCTTGTAGTCGCCCGAGGCGACCCAGACCTGCTGGCCATCGTCGATGCGCACCTGCGCCGAGCCCAGCACATGCCCGGCCGAATGCAGCGACACCTCGACATTTCCCACGCGGAACGGGCGGCCGTAATCGTGCGCCTGCAGCGGCACATCGCCCAACCGCCAGCGCAGGATCGGCACGCTGTCGGTGGCGCAGTAGTACTGGCCCATGCCACTGCGCGCATGGTCGCCGTGGCCATGGGTGATCACCGCACGCGGCACGGGCCGCCACGGGTCGATATGGAAATCGCCGGCCGGGCAATACAGCCCTTCCGGGCGAAGTACCACCAGATCGTCATTCGTGCTGCCAGGGCTCATGGCTGCACTGTGCTGTCGCGCTCGTGCAGGAGGTGAGAATCCACCTGAACGGCGCACGACAACCGGATGCGGCAGAATCGGGTGAACCCTTGGCCAGGAGGCCGCTGCGATGTCCTCTGCACTGCCCGCATTCGACACCCATGAGGTATTCAACCAGCCACCGCCGTTCGGTGGCCGCAACCTGTGGGCCGATGACGTGGCCCTGGCCGAGGCGGTGCAGCGCGAAGGCGGCGAGGGGTTTGCGGCGGCGCTGGCGGGCTATGGCGGGTTGGCCGGCGACGCACTGTACCAGCTGGGGTTTGACGCCAACCGCGATAAGCCGCGGCTGCGCACGCACGACGCGCAGGGGCATCGCATCGACACGGTGGAGTTTCATCCGGCGTATCACCAGTTGATGGACGCGGCCAAGGCGCATGGCGTGGCGGGACTGTCCTGGCACGATGGCACTGCAGGTGCGCATGTTGCGCGCGCGGCATTGAGTTACCTGCATCACCAGGCCGATGCAGGCACCAGTTGCCCGCTGACGATGACCCATGCGGCGGTGGCGGTGTTGCGCCAGGACCCGGCGCTGGCCGAGTGGGCCGACAAGGCGGCGGCGCCGCAGTACGATCCGCGCGATGTGCCGATCGCCGACAAGGGC
This is a stretch of genomic DNA from Stenotrophomonas rhizophila. It encodes these proteins:
- a CDS encoding ligase-associated DNA damage response DEXH box helicase, whose protein sequence is MARLVAWFASRGWAPLPFQKTVWRHYLSGASGLLHTPTGSGKTLAVFGGPLLQALSATRPAPAGGRARKPVPALQVLWITPLRALAADTARALREPLAAVGLDWQVGLRTGDASARDKRLAREGRVDVLVTTPESLALLLSYPDGLAKMRQLRCVVVDEWHELLGNKRGVLLQLNLRRLRDALPALQVWGLSATLGNLEQAREVLLPDVPDAPLVAGARPRPVHLDTLLPAHGERFPWAGHLGLSQLQRVLEKLLSVRTSLLFTNTRAQAELWHQALAAVWPEDPSTLALHHGSLDPAVRRQAEQGLREGQLRCVVATSSLDLGVDFPAVDQVLQIGSPKGIARLLQRAGRARHRPGESGTLVCVPSHALELVEYAAARHALAAGVIEARPPPTLSLDVLAQHCVSCALGGGFDAEDLFAQVRRTYAFAALDAAQWQGVLEFIVQGGRALSQYPDFHKVVRDEDGVYRVHDRRVALRHRLSIGTITSDGSVSVQFLRGGRLGSVEEQFLGRLRPGDRFQFAGRLLELVRLENLTAYVRLAKGGDGLVPRWQGGRLPLSEALGQEMEAVFAAPPTSPEMRWLAPLLTLQSRISMLPGPTSLLVEVVRRREGQFVFVYPFAGRQINEGVAALMALRLARLQPNTLGYAANDYGFVLAPARAVELDVAGMRALLQPAGLLHDLRDSLNLAELARRQFRDIARVSGMLVPALPGRTPRSLRQLQASSGLLYDVLRQHDPDHILLGLAEREVLHGQLDLDSLAATLHRLQGRTLCLQSPRTLGPLSFPLWAERLRGQLSNEDWKTRVKRAAAQLESRHGT
- a CDS encoding ligase-associated DNA damage response exonuclease, translated to MSPGSTNDDLVVLRPEGLYCPAGDFHIDPWRPVPRAVITHGHGDHARSGMGQYYCATDSVPILRWRLGDVPLQAHDYGRPFRVGNVEVSLHSAGHVLGSAQVRIDDGQQVWVASGDYKRQPDPTCAPFEVVPCDVFITEATFALPIYRWQDTAEVAAEIVAWRHECAARGEAAILLCYALGKAQRVLAELLPLDDQPAWLHGAIANGVAVYREAGIAMLDTHTVAEQGRQPDAAGKLILAPPSAAGTPWLRRFGKHQLGFASGWMQLRGNRRRRNYDRGFVVSDHADWPALLQTITETGARRVIATHGNTDALIPFLRERGIAAEAFRTDFGSEE
- a CDS encoding ATP-dependent DNA ligase, with protein sequence MKAFAALYERLDRSTATLDKRAALVAYFRDARPHDAAWALYLLSGGKVGGARRKIAASGELRAWISEASGLPPWLVEDSYTQVGDLAETLTLLLDDPPGRSPDRPLAEWIETHLLAVANQPEPVRHAAVLDGWRQLPANERLVFNKLLTGALRVGVSQRLVQQALAELSGIDIARIAQRMLGEWVPSPGLLAALLSPQERPEDRQQPYPFFLASPLEADVESLGPITDWVLEWKWDGIRLQLLRRKGEAALWSRGEERLDGRFPEIEAAAMALPDGCVIDGELLAWRDGEAQPLPFTALQTRIQRRKPGPKTLRDTPVRVLTYDLLEIDGEDLRTQPLHARRARLATLLQALDDPRIVLSPTLEASDWPAAAAQRALARERGVEGLMLKRHDSLYQSGRRRGDWWKWKIDPLTIDAVMIYAQAGHGRRSTLYTDYTFGVWNGDTLVPVAKAYSGLDDTEILALDRWIRANTVERFGPVRSVRGEQVFELGFEAVNRSTRHKSGIAVRFPRILRWRRDKPASEADTLAQLQALAR